From the Elusimicrobiota bacterium genome, the window GCGCAAATTCTAAATCTTCATTTAAAAAATGTGCGAGATGCTGGAGATATATAAAAGATGTTAGTGATGAAGATCTTTGCCCGAGGTGTGAAACGGTAATCGGTAAAAAAAGAACTTGAGAGGAAAAAAATTGAAGAAAAGATCAATAGTTTTAATTTGTTTGCTAATTTTATTGGATCAACTGACCAAATATATAATCAGTTCCGCGTTTTTAGTCGGTTCAAGTATTGAGATTTTGCCGTTTTTTAGATTAACTTATGTAACTAATACAGGAATAGCATTCAGTTTATTTCAAGGGTCAAATATTTTTTTCCTGATATTCACTGTTGTAATTCTTTCGTTATTAGTTTCATGGTATTTAAAAAATATTGAAAACATATCTAAGACGGTTAATTTATCTCTTCTGCTGATCTTTTCAGGAGCAATTGGAAATCTCATTGACCGTCTTTTTCGCGGTTATGTTGTTGATTTCTTAGATTTTTACATCGGAACTTATCACTGGCCTGCCTTCAACCTTGCCGATTCCTGTATAACAATAGGCGGAATAATCCTGTTAATTAGTGCTCTTTCCTCAAAAGAGAAAAATAAGATAAAGGAAATTTAAAATGTTTCCGGCCATATTAAAAATTGGAAATTTTACCCTTCACTCTTACGGGTTTATGCTTGCCTTAGGTTTTTTTTCTGCTTTAACATTTCTGCTTTATAAAGCTAAACAAAAAAATATACCGGAAAATATAATTATAGACTTATTTTTTTATACAGTGCTTGCGGGTATTCTCGGCGGCAGGATATGGTACGTTTTAATTAATTGGACTTATTACTCAAAGGATCTATTAAATATCGTTAAAATCTGGGAAGGCGGGATGGTTTTTTACGGCGGTTTGATTTTCGGTTTTATAACAGCAGTTTCATATATTTATTTTAAAAAATTGAACTTTTTTACAATTGCCGATATTTCA encodes:
- the lspA gene encoding signal peptidase II → MKKRSIVLICLLILLDQLTKYIISSAFLVGSSIEILPFFRLTYVTNTGIAFSLFQGSNIFFLIFTVVILSLLVSWYLKNIENISKTVNLSLLLIFSGAIGNLIDRLFRGYVVDFLDFYIGTYHWPAFNLADSCITIGGIILLISALSSKEKNKIKEI